The segment CTGGCGGCCGGAATGTTTGGCTTGCTTCTGTTTGCGGCCGGCCGGTTGCCTGTTTCGCCCGGATTCTATCATTCTATTCATCTTGCCTTAGGGCTCGCCGTGATGGTCGTTTGCTGGCTTGTCGCCGTGCAAGGATGGTCTGTGTTTCCGCATACGTTGTCAATGGAGCGGCTGATGATGGGGGCGCTGTTTTTCTCCTCAGGCTTGTTGTTTTCGCTGCATGTTGTCTTGTCTTTTGCATCTGATGGTGTGGAAGCGTCCCCTTTTTCGCTCTCGGCCCGATTGACGCTTGCCTGGGGGCTTCTTTTTCTGTTTTCGCGCCGCGATGAGGTGATGGAGCGGAGGAGCGGGCAACGGTGGCAAGCGTTTTTCGCCGCTTTTGCTTATGCGGCGGTCGTTGGGCTATTCATCCATTGGGTAGCGCCGCTTTGGCCGGGAGACGGGACAAGCCGCTGGCCGCTCTGGTGGAAGGCCGGCGAAGGGATTGCCGGTTTGCTCGATGCGGGCGCCGCTTTGCTTGTATGGCGTCGTTGGCGGCAAGGGAGTTCCCGATCCTTCCTGTACTGGCTGCTGGCGTTATGGTGGTTTGCCCTCGGCCAATGGCTGCTTATGCTTGGCGGCGGCCATGCGCTATGGGGGCAGCTGTATGAAATGGCCGGATTTTTGTATGTCGTGCGTGCAATGTACGTCGAGACGGTCGAAAAACCGTACGTGGAGCTGAAACAGCACAAACAGCAGCTGGAAATGATGGCGAACGCCCTTGGCGAGGGATTGATGATGTTAAACCGCGACGGCCGGATCGTATGGATGAACCCGGAAGCGGGCCGTTTGCTTGGCCTTGATCCGGAGGAAGCGAAAGGGAAGCCACTGTTTTCGTTTGTCTCGCTCGCCGGGCCGGATGGGTCCGCGTGGGACTGGAAGCGGCTGCGCCGTGTTGTCAAACAGCTGAAAAGCGGCGAGGTGATTCGCGTCGAGGAGGAGCCGTTTCGCCGCCATGACGGCGTGTGCCTGCCGGTCGGCTACACGCTGGCGCCGGTGATGGAAAACGGTGCGCTGACAGGGCTTGTCGCCGTTTTGCGCGACATGACGGAGAAAAAAGAGAAAGAGCGGCTTGAGCGCGAGAGGGAACAGCTCGACTTTGAACTGTCGCTTGCCGCGAATATGCAACGGGCGCTTTTGCAGACATCGTCGAAGGCGGATTTGCCTTCGTACGTCGACATCAGCGTCCTCAGCGTCCCTGCCCGAGTGTTGAGCGGCGATTTTTATCACTTTGCTGTCCATCAAACATCGGTCTCAGCTTGCATTGCCGATGTATCGGGAAAAGGGATTCCAGCGGCAATGCTCATGACGCTGATGAAATTTATTCTGGACCGGACCGTTCATTACGGAACGCAGCCGCACGTGTATCTTGACCTGCTGAACCGATTCGCCTACGACTACACCGAGCCGTCGATGTTTGTCACGATGTTTGTCGGCAATTACAACGAAAAGACGCATACGTTCTCGTACGCGTGCGCTGGGCACGAACCGGCGCTTTGGTACCGGGCGAAAACGAAACAATGCGTCCCGCTGCACGCCAAAGGATGCGCGCTCGGGTTGTTTCCGCAATTTTCGTTTGAGACGAAGTCGGTAGTGCTCGAGCCGGGTGATTTTGTGTTGCTGTACACCGATGGGGTGACCGAAAAACGCGGCGAAGAGGCGGACGATGATTTTTCCGTCCTCGCCTCGATGGTTGCCCGCGTCAATTTGGACCAGCCGGCAGCGCAAATCGTCCGCGATTTGTACGAGCATATCAAGGCGTACCACCAATACGAACAAAAAGACGACCAGACGTTGTTGTTGCTCCGCCGCCGCTGATGCCGCCCTAGCCGGCCGGCGGCGGCGTTTTTGGCTGTTACGACGGGTAGGCAGCGGCCAGCTGCCGTTTCAGCTTTTCGATCGCCCGCTTTTGAATGCGGCTGATCGTCATTTGCGAGACGCCAAGCCGTTCAGCGAGCGACCGTTGCGTCTCGCCGCGGCGGAAGACGGCGTCGATGACGATTTGTTCTTGCTCGCTCAGTTTGCCGATCGCCTGCTCTAAATCCATTCGCTCGATCAGCGACTCGATTTCGTTCGCTTCATCCGCGACGAATTCACCGATCGTCGTCGCATCCTTTTCCCCGTCTTGCACCGGGGCGTCGAGCGAAATCGCCTGGTAATGGTCGCGGCCGGCTAAAATCTCGATCGTCTCTTCCACCGATAAGCCTAAATGGGCGGCAATTTCATCTATGTTCGGCGACCGCTCGAGCTTGACGGTCAGTTCGTCGATGGCTTGCTGCACTTTGCTTCCTTTCTCTTTCACCCGGCGCGGCACTTGGATATACCACGCTTTGTCGCGCAAATAGTTTTTCATATAGCCGATCAAGCTTTTCATCGCATACGATTCAAAGTTTGTTCCTTGGTTCGGGTCGTAATGGTCAAGAAGGCGCAAAAACGACAGCCGGCCGACTTGAAACAAGTCTTCGTAAAAATCAGGGCGGCTGCGCGCCATTTTTTTCGCTGCGGCCGCAATGAGCGGCTCAAAACGCACGAGCAACGCTGTCGCCGCTTCTTCCGTCTTCGTTTGTTGATAGGCGGAAATAAGGGCGTCAAGCTTGCTCTTGGACAGAGGAGGGGGATATACAGTCATGGGCATGCTCTCCTTCGCCGTGAAGGCGGAATTTTGTCAAGCGGACTTCCGTTCCGCCTTTGGTCGTAACGCGGACGTCATCCATGAGCGCTTCCATTAAAAAGAGGCCGAGGCCGCCGACTTTCACATCTTGGAGTGGCTTGCCGGACAGCGACGCCGCCTGTTTGATCGCCCGTTTGTAGTCAAACCCTTTTCCCTCATCTTTAATGACGATGGAAAGCGCATCGGCGCTCATCTCAAAACGGAGGTGAATATCGCCGCTTCTTCCGTTGTAGGCGTGAAGCACGACGTTGTTGCACGCTTCGGAGACGGCGACTTTCATATCTTCGATTTCTTCATAGGAAAATCCCATTTTGGCAGCCAGCCCGTATAACGTCAAACGCACGATGTCAAGAAACTGTGCATCGGCTGGAATCGACAGCTGTACGATCGTTTCGTGCTCTTTCATGATTGGCCTCCGATCCTTTCTGACGCATCGTTCATTTCGGAAAAAAAGTAGGATACTCCAGTTAAATCGAACAGACGCCGCACTTTCGGCGGCACGTTTTCAATGGCAAACGGCGCCCCGAGTTGATGCCGCGTTTTTAACAGCGCTACAAACATGCCGATCCCGGTGCTGTCAATATACGTTAAATCTTCGAGACGAAGAACGAGCGGTTTGGACGCATCGCCGGCGAGCGGTTCGACGGTGCGTTGAAATTGCTCGGCTGCCGCCAGGTCCAGTTCGCCTTTTATGTATACAACGTGCCGATCCGGCTGTTCGTCATGAACAAGACGAAATCGTTTCTGATCCATTTCTTTCACCCCACTGTGCGTTTGATGGATATCCCGTGTTGCGTTGGCGCCGACGGCTTAGCTTGTCCGGCCTTTGGCGTTTACGCTTTCTATACCCATATTTTATACTTGTTGAAACAGGGAATGTCGAATGAAAAGGGGACATGATGATGGAAAGAAGGAAACAATGGGCGAAGAGAATAAAAAAGGAGATTTTTGTCCTCTATTCCGCCTGCCGCGACCGGCGTGTTCCGGTTTGGCTGCGGCAGGGGATTGGCGCATTTCCTGTTGGGGAAACAGGTTTCGCTATGGTTGCCTCAATCTGAACATTCACTTCGCTTTGACGCTGGTGTCTTTTGGGCTACAATGATAAAAGGGAAAAAGCCGATGGCAAAGGAGTTGCTCGCAATGCCGATTCTCAAAAACGACTGGGCTCCGCTGCTTGAAGAGGAGTTTCAAAAGCCGTACTACTTAAAGCTGCGCGAGTTTTTAAAAGAGGAGTACCGGACGCGGACGATCTATCCCGATATGCACGATATTTTCAACGCCCTTCATTATACACCGTATGCAAACGTCAAAGTCGTGCTGCTCGGGCAAGATCCGTACCACGGCCCGGGACAGGCGCACGGGCTTAGTTTTTCCGTCAAGCCGGGCGTGCCGGTGCCGCCGTCCTTAGCGAACATTTTTAAAGAGCTGCATGACGACCTCGGCTGCTATATACCAGATAACGGCTATCTCGTCAAATGGGCCGAGCAAGGGGTGCTGTTGTTAAACACCGTGCTGACCGTCCGCCGCGGCCAGGCGAACTCCCATCGCGGCAAAGGGTGGGAATATTTCACCGACCGCGTCATTGAGCTCGTCAACGAAAAAGACGATCCGGTCGTCTTTTTGCTTTGGGGCCGGAACGCGCAAGAGAAAAAAGAACGGATTACGAATCCGCGCCATCTGATTATTGAAGCGCCGCACCCGAGCCCGTTTTCCGCCGCGCGCGGCTTTTTCGGCCATCGCCCGTTTTCGCGGACGAACGCGTTTTTAACCAAGCACGGACGCGAACCGATCGATTGGCAAATCGAGAACATCGGCGCCCGAGCTGAATGAAGAAAGGGGGAAGACATCATGACGATCTCTTTGGCGGCGGTTGTCGCCAAAATGGAAGACGAATTGCGCAAGGCAAAGGCGGCCCATGACCCGCAGCGGATGCGTGAACATGTCGCTGCCATTCGCGTTTTATGCGATTTGATGCTGGAAACGACAGGCCAGCCGCAACCGTCCGTTCCGTCTGTCTCGACAGAGTCGCTTGCCGTCGGCGGGCCGATTTCGGTTGCTGGCGGGCTTTCGCTTGGGGGTGTTTCTGTCGGAGGACGCTCCCCTGACATTGACGATGAGGCGAACGGGGAGTCGTTGTTGGATTTTTGAGGGGGCAACGAAACACCGTGGAAAACGGTCTTCTCCACGGGGAATGTTGATCAACAGAACTCCGTTGAATCGCTTGCCTTTGTTTGCGCCAAAAAACAAGAAGCGGTTCACCGGCTTGGATGCGGGTCTTGCCGGTGGCGCTCCCGATTGACCGGTTCTGTCGAGTGAAGTGGCTGACATTCATTAGTAATTTGTTGTCGGGGAACATTCCCATTATATTGAATGAGGGAAAACAATCTTTCATTAGAAAGGCGGAACAGCTATGAAAACATTCGTCCTTCTCGGCGCGCTCAATGCGTTTTTAGCCGTCGCATTGGGAGCGTTTGGCGCGCACGGGCTTGAAGGGAAGATTCCGGATCGTTATTTGGAGATTTGGAAAACGGCGGTCCAATACCAGATGTTCCACGCATTAGGGCTGCTTGTTGTCGGATTGCTCGCTGGCAAGGCGCCAAATGTCGGGCTGATCGGTGCGGCGGGCTGGGTGATGTTCGCCGGCATCGTGTTGTTTTCCGGGAGCTTGTACGTATTAAGTGTAACGCAGATTAAGCCGCTTGGCGCGATCACTCCGTTTGGCGGCGTCGCTTTTTTGGTCGCCTGGGTGATGATCGGCTATGCGGCGTTGAAATGGCTGTAAGCGAAGCGCGGGCAAGGTGTACCCCGAACAGGAAATCACGCGCCGTCCCAATCATAGAAGGCACCTTTTTTGTTTCGTTTGCCACCATGATAGACAACTGGGCGTCAGCAACTTGTGATGGACGTCGCATCGGATGAAAAAAAGCAGGCTACCCTGGGGCAGCCTGCTCATCGAACATCGGTTTTGCGCTTGCACTCAGCGCGGCGAATAGGAGGCGAGCGGCGTGGCGGAGGCACCGGCAAACGGATATTCGTAGGCGATTTCTCCTTCAAACGTGACGTAATCGAGGTAAATCATCGGGATCAAATAGCGTGTGCCTGTTTGTGGGTCGCTTAAAATGACATGGTCACGTCCAGCCGCTTCAATGACGCCGCGAAACACCTTGGCATTCCACTCACGGTTGTTTTCAAACGTCGCATAGATAGTGGCGACTTTTCCTTTGTTTAACCGTAAAATGTTTTCAATGTACGATTCTTCAATCGGCAGCATCCCTGGAATCGATGGGCCGGTGGTGGTCGGCATCGGTGTCGGGGCCGTAAACGTCGGCGCCTGCAAACCGAACGTCGGAGCGGCGGCTGTCGCCGGTGTCATCGTTGGAGCGGCAGCCGCTTGCGGATAGTAATAATACGGGTACGCCGCCGGATAGTACGGCTGCGGATACGGATAGCCGTATGGATAGGATGCATACGGTTGTTGCCGTTCTTGACCGAACGGCGAATAATAAAATGATTGTTGCTCCTCATCAAGTGGATAAAATTGATTTTCTGGATTGTTCGGCATAAAGAACCCTCCTCAATATTAAGAATAGACACGTGGGCAGTCGGATGGAGTCGGTGCAAAAAAGCAATGCGATTTGTAGCGGCCGACGTTCCACTGGCCAAACCATTGCGGTGGGCACGGTTGACCTTCAGGTGGTTTAAAAAACCAAAGGGCGTTTGTCGCTGGGTGGTAGCGCCAACCGCGGAGCACTTGGCGGGCTAGGCCGATGTCCACTTCGCGCGCCCGTTGGTAAAAGTACCCTTTTTGCACCGCCTCAAAGCCTCCCGGGCTTTGAAACACCATTTGCCGGATAGAGCGGATGCCGCGGAAGTCAAGGCAGTCGGCGATGACGCGGTTGACGCCGACGTTGCCGACCATGAGCATCCCAAGCCGCCCGTCTCCTTCCGCTTCGGCTCGCATGAGCCGAGCCAACAACTTCACTTCCTCTTCTGTGTGGGCTACAATGGAGGGAGCGATCTGACCCATATCGTCACCTCAGTCGTTGTGAATTTCGACAGTAATAGGCTATTGATGGAACAGGAAAATGGTGACAGACAGACAGGCGATTTCTCGGAGGAATTTCTGATTTATATGTATGGGGCAGTTGGGCTGGATATGACAGAAACAGGGGAGGTTGACCAAAAAGGGAAACCCGTTGCGCAAGAAAGACCCGTAACATGATGTGCAAAGGGATGACGGCGGAAGAAATCGCTCGTTTGGCTGACCTTTCAGGGGGAGGAGCTCGCCGGTTGCTTGAAGAACAGGAAAATAAGCGAAGGGGCCCTGCCGCGTTTGGGCCCCTCTTTTTTATACATGGAAGAACGAAGGAACTTTTTCCACCGACAAGCGAGTGCCGACGAAAAATGAACCAAACTCGCCAAAGCGGGCGCTCACTTCATCAAAGCGCATTTCATAGACGAGCTTTTTGAACTGGAGTGCATCATCTGAAAACAAGGTGACGCCCCATTCAAAATCATCCAAGCCGACGGAGCCGGTGATGATTTGCGTCACTTTGCCGGCGTATTTTCGGCCGGTCATGCCGTGGGCGCGCATGAGTTCGCGCCGCTGTTCCATCGACAACATGTACCAGTTGTCGTTGCCTTGGCGCCGCTTGTCCATCGGATAGAAGCAAATGTAGTTCGTTTTCGGCAAAATTGGATACAAACGGCGGCGCACCTCTGGAATTTGGTACGGATCTTCGCTGCCGGACGCCAAGTAGTTGCTCAACTCCACGACCGAAACGTACGAATACGCAGGTAATAAATAGTCGGCGAGTTTCGTTTTGTTAAGCGCTGTTTCGATTTCATGCAGCTCATCCAGCGTCGGCCGCAAAATCATGAACAAAATATCGGCTTTTTGCCCGACGATCGTGTAGACGGCATGGCTTCCTTGCTTCTCGCTTTCCGTCGTCTCCCATTGGTCGACAAGCGCTAAAAACTCACTGATCGCTGCCTCGCGCTCTTCGTTTGGAAGTGTTTTCCACGCGCTCCAGTCGATCGTGCGGAAATCGTGCAAACAATACCAACCGTCCAACGTTTGGGCCGCTTCGCTCATCATCGTCACTCCTTTATTCAATCAATTGTACAGTACCACTATATCATAGTTTGGCCAAAAAAGCGGGTGTCCGTGCATAAAGCAAAAGATACTGAATTGTTCCAAAAGGTGAATTATTGATTGGAAGGGCTTACGATCGTTGCGTTTTCGTATCGAAGCGGTATGCTTAATGTAGAGAAAGGCTGATGCCTGGAGACAGGCGGGCCAACCGTGAAGGAGGCATGAATCGTGACAACCGATTTATTTACGGCATTAAAAGCGAAAGTAACCGATACGGGTCGAAAAATCGTGTTTCCGGAGGGAACCGATGACCGCATCTTAACGGCGGCGAGCCGTTTGGCGACGGAGCAAGTGCTTCAGCCGATCGTCCTTGGCGATGAGCAAGCTGTGCGGGTGAAAGCGGCGGCGCTTGGCTTGCCGCTTGAAGGGGTGGAGATTGTCAACCCGCGCCGCTACGGCGGGTTTGATGAGCTAGTTTCGGCGTTTGTGGAGCGGCGCAAAGGGAAAGTGACAGAAGAAACGGCGCGCGAGTTGCTTTTCGATGAAAA is part of the [Flavobacterium] thermophilum genome and harbors:
- the spoIIAA_3 gene encoding Stage II sporulation protein AA → MDQKRFRLVHDEQPDRHVVYIKGELDLAAAEQFQRTVEPLAGDASKPLVLRLEDLTYIDSTGIGMFVALLKTRHQLGAPFAIENVPPKVRRLFDLTGVSYFFSEMNDASERIGGQS
- the sigB gene encoding Sigma-37 gives rise to the protein MTVYPPPLSKSKLDALISAYQQTKTEEAATALLVRFEPLIAAAAKKMARSRPDFYEDLFQVGRLSFLRLLDHYDPNQGTNFESYAMKSLIGYMKNYLRDKAWYIQVPRRVKEKGSKVQQAIDELTVKLERSPNIDEIAAHLGLSVEETIEILAGRDHYQAISLDAPVQDGEKDATTIGEFVADEANEIESLIERMDLEQAIGKLSEQEQIVIDAVFRRGETQRSLAERLGVSQMTISRIQKRAIEKLKRQLAAAYPS
- the rsbU gene encoding Phosphoserine phosphatase rsbU, giving the protein MNEYERYRLVRLHSAMAVLAAGMFGLLLFAAGRLPVSPGFYHSIHLALGLAVMVVCWLVAVQGWSVFPHTLSMERLMMGALFFSSGLLFSLHVVLSFASDGVEASPFSLSARLTLAWGLLFLFSRRDEVMERRSGQRWQAFFAAFAYAAVVGLFIHWVAPLWPGDGTSRWPLWWKAGEGIAGLLDAGAALLVWRRWRQGSSRSFLYWLLALWWFALGQWLLMLGGGHALWGQLYEMAGFLYVVRAMYVETVEKPYVELKQHKQQLEMMANALGEGLMMLNRDGRIVWMNPEAGRLLGLDPEEAKGKPLFSFVSLAGPDGSAWDWKRLRRVVKQLKSGEVIRVEEEPFRRHDGVCLPVGYTLAPVMENGALTGLVAVLRDMTEKKEKERLEREREQLDFELSLAANMQRALLQTSSKADLPSYVDISVLSVPARVLSGDFYHFAVHQTSVSACIADVSGKGIPAAMLMTLMKFILDRTVHYGTQPHVYLDLLNRFAYDYTEPSMFVTMFVGNYNEKTHTFSYACAGHEPALWYRAKTKQCVPLHAKGCALGLFPQFSFETKSVVLEPGDFVLLYTDGVTEKRGEEADDDFSVLASMVARVNLDQPAAQIVRDLYEHIKAYHQYEQKDDQTLLLLRRR
- the gerQ gene encoding Spore coat protein gerQ; its protein translation is MPNNPENQFYPLDEEQQSFYYSPFGQERQQPYASYPYGYPYPQPYYPAAYPYYYYPQAAAAPTMTPATAAAPTFGLQAPTFTAPTPMPTTTGPSIPGMLPIEESYIENILRLNKGKVATIYATFENNREWNAKVFRGVIEAAGRDHVILSDPQTGTRYLIPMIYLDYVTFEGEIAYEYPFAGASATPLASYSPR
- the rsbW gene encoding Serine-protein kinase rsbW, with protein sequence MKEHETIVQLSIPADAQFLDIVRLTLYGLAAKMGFSYEEIEDMKVAVSEACNNVVLHAYNGRSGDIHLRFEMSADALSIVIKDEGKGFDYKRAIKQAASLSGKPLQDVKVGGLGLFLMEALMDDVRVTTKGGTEVRLTKFRLHGEGEHAHDCISPSSVQEQA
- the ung gene encoding Uracil-DNA glycosylase, coding for MPILKNDWAPLLEEEFQKPYYLKLREFLKEEYRTRTIYPDMHDIFNALHYTPYANVKVVLLGQDPYHGPGQAHGLSFSVKPGVPVPPSLANIFKELHDDLGCYIPDNGYLVKWAEQGVLLLNTVLTVRRGQANSHRGKGWEYFTDRVIELVNEKDDPVVFLLWGRNAQEKKERITNPRHLIIEAPHPSPFSAARGFFGHRPFSRTNAFLTKHGREPIDWQIENIGARAE
- the ygdD gene encoding Protein of uncharacterised function (DUF423) — encoded protein: MKTFVLLGALNAFLAVALGAFGAHGLEGKIPDRYLEIWKTAVQYQMFHALGLLVVGLLAGKAPNVGLIGAAGWVMFAGIVLFSGSLYVLSVTQIKPLGAITPFGGVAFLVAWVMIGYAALKWL
- a CDS encoding putative heme peroxidase, which translates into the protein MMSEAAQTLDGWYCLHDFRTIDWSAWKTLPNEEREAAISEFLALVDQWETTESEKQGSHAVYTIVGQKADILFMILRPTLDELHEIETALNKTKLADYLLPAYSYVSVVELSNYLASGSEDPYQIPEVRRRLYPILPKTNYICFYPMDKRRQGNDNWYMLSMEQRRELMRAHGMTGRKYAGKVTQIITGSVGLDDFEWGVTLFSDDALQFKKLVYEMRFDEVSARFGEFGSFFVGTRLSVEKVPSFFHV
- the cwlJ gene encoding Cell wall hydrolase CwlJ, coding for MGQIAPSIVAHTEEEVKLLARLMRAEAEGDGRLGMLMVGNVGVNRVIADCLDFRGIRSIRQMVFQSPGGFEAVQKGYFYQRAREVDIGLARQVLRGWRYHPATNALWFFKPPEGQPCPPQWFGQWNVGRYKSHCFFAPTPSDCPRVYS